In Pseudomonas sp. MYb327, one DNA window encodes the following:
- a CDS encoding SDR family NAD(P)-dependent oxidoreductase — protein sequence MALLSGKVAIITGAGRGLGAAYATLLAAEGAAIVVNDLGRDENGAYIAESVAQGIRDSGGQAVAHTQDISTVEGGQTLCATALEHFGRADILINNAGILRDKSFLKLSEADWDAVIAVNLKSMYAVTQPVFGWMKENGGGVIVNTSSTSGLVGNFGQTNYAASKCGAWGFSNVLAIEAAKFGVRVWTLAPAAVSALTAPLMDEISKAQLAPEHVAQVVLYMVSELSGQRTGHCLFASGQSVRELKLVSAEGIRGGGVDPQFSAQRLAAEEDKVFRSETALTIMDFAR from the coding sequence ATGGCTTTATTGAGTGGGAAAGTCGCAATCATCACCGGTGCTGGGCGCGGGCTGGGTGCTGCCTATGCAACGTTGCTGGCCGCCGAGGGCGCGGCCATTGTGGTCAATGACCTGGGTCGCGACGAAAACGGTGCCTATATTGCCGAGTCAGTGGCTCAGGGGATTCGCGATAGCGGTGGCCAGGCAGTTGCCCACACCCAGGACATCTCGACGGTCGAAGGCGGTCAGACCTTATGCGCAACCGCGCTGGAGCATTTCGGTCGTGCAGATATCCTGATTAACAACGCCGGGATCCTTCGCGACAAATCGTTCCTCAAGTTGAGCGAGGCGGATTGGGATGCGGTCATCGCGGTCAACCTCAAGAGCATGTACGCCGTCACTCAACCGGTATTTGGCTGGATGAAGGAGAACGGTGGCGGGGTCATCGTCAACACCTCTTCCACGTCCGGGCTGGTTGGCAATTTTGGCCAGACCAACTACGCAGCTTCCAAATGTGGTGCCTGGGGCTTCTCCAATGTGCTGGCGATCGAGGCTGCCAAGTTCGGCGTGCGTGTCTGGACTCTTGCACCGGCCGCGGTTTCCGCGCTGACCGCGCCATTGATGGACGAAATCAGCAAGGCTCAGTTGGCGCCCGAGCATGTGGCCCAAGTGGTGCTGTACATGGTCAGTGAGCTATCCGGCCAGCGCACCGGGCATTGCTTGTTTGCCTCCGGTCAGAGCGTGCGGGAGCTCAAGCTGGTGTCCGCCGAGGGTATTCGCGGCGGTGGCGTCGATCCGCAATTCAGTGCTCAGCGACTGGCTGCTGAGGAGGACAAGGTTTTTCGTTCGGAAACCGCATTGACCATTATGGATTTCGCCCGCTAA
- a CDS encoding lipid-transfer protein, producing the protein MSNKVLVAGVGMVKFTKPGKSEMYDVMGAQAIASALKDAGIEYGQVQQAYAGFVSGDTCSGQTALYHAGLTQIPVINVNNACASGSSALFLARQAVMSGVVDVALAVGFEQMNPGALAGSDAAARTPITVRIDEATRRIRGWDELAPSGPQYFGGAGAEYMEKYNVGAELFGRVSVKARSHAGRNPYALFTDPLTLEQVMGSPAIFGPLTRLMCCPPTCGAAATVVVSEAYARKHGLANCVEIAGMSLTTDGPQSYESGSMIQVVGAGMTSRAAQQAYAQAGVGPQDLDLVELHDCFSSNEIISYEALGLCAEGGSERFVLDGDNTYGGKVVTNPSGGLLSKGHPLGATGLAQIAEVSWHLRGLAGDRQVPGARLGLQHNVGLGGACVVTILKKI; encoded by the coding sequence ATGAGCAATAAAGTTCTGGTCGCCGGTGTTGGCATGGTCAAGTTCACCAAGCCAGGCAAGAGTGAAATGTATGACGTCATGGGCGCACAGGCGATTGCCAGTGCCCTCAAGGATGCCGGTATTGAATATGGTCAGGTGCAACAGGCGTATGCCGGCTTCGTTTCCGGTGACACCTGTTCCGGTCAGACGGCGCTTTACCACGCAGGCTTGACACAGATTCCGGTCATCAACGTAAACAATGCCTGCGCGAGTGGGTCTTCGGCCTTGTTTCTGGCGCGTCAGGCGGTCATGAGTGGCGTTGTCGATGTAGCCTTGGCCGTTGGCTTCGAACAAATGAATCCCGGTGCTCTGGCTGGCAGTGATGCGGCTGCCCGCACGCCAATCACAGTGCGTATCGATGAGGCCACTCGGCGCATCCGTGGTTGGGACGAACTGGCGCCTTCGGGACCCCAGTACTTCGGTGGAGCGGGTGCCGAATACATGGAGAAATACAACGTCGGTGCCGAGCTGTTCGGGCGGGTTTCGGTCAAGGCCCGCAGCCACGCCGGGCGTAATCCCTACGCTCTGTTCACCGACCCGCTGACTCTGGAGCAGGTGATGGGCTCCCCGGCTATTTTCGGGCCCTTGACTCGTCTGATGTGCTGTCCGCCGACCTGCGGCGCCGCAGCGACAGTGGTGGTGTCCGAAGCCTATGCACGCAAACATGGCCTGGCCAATTGCGTAGAAATCGCAGGCATGAGCCTGACCACCGACGGACCGCAAAGCTACGAGTCCGGCAGTATGATTCAAGTGGTTGGTGCCGGCATGACCTCGCGGGCTGCTCAGCAAGCCTATGCGCAAGCGGGTGTCGGTCCGCAGGACCTAGATCTGGTCGAGCTGCATGACTGCTTCTCATCCAATGAGATCATCAGCTACGAAGCCTTGGGCTTGTGCGCCGAGGGCGGCAGCGAACGTTTCGTTCTCGATGGCGACAACACCTATGGCGGTAAGGTGGTTACCAATCCATCCGGCGGACTGTTGTCCAAGGGACATCCATTGGGGGCGACTGGTCTGGCGCAGATTGCTGAAGTGTCCTGGCATTTGCGCGGGTTGGCGGGTGATCGCCAGGTACCTGGCGCACGACTGGGGCTGCAGCACAACGTCGGGTTGGGTGGCGCCTGCGTCGTCACCATTCTGAAAAAGATCTGA
- a CDS encoding acyl-CoA dehydrogenase, producing MNISEMLAEQVNRLFTDRIDRQTWVDAEDGRPATALWAEIEQLGIPLAMCQEQHGGAGLSWTESEPMLRLCGAHAVPLPVGETAIAAWALSCAGLQVPEGPITVSTSLYQMDGQDRLQGRDTQLSWLPLVEHVVLLAERDGGLYLCLVRASEGEHQIVETLDRLPCAQWCLYGARPEQFAAAPPSLGTSSLQPLIAVLRSIQMAGALAKVLEFCVDYANTRVQFGKPIGKFQAIQHMIAELASQAAAAQVAGLYAARMIDAGNPFQAAAVAKALVGKAAGRAAAMAHQVFGAIGVTDEHSLHYYTRRLWQWRADAGSEHYWAERLGQQILARDGAALWSMLTQPMEQPV from the coding sequence ATGAACATCAGCGAAATGCTCGCAGAACAAGTGAACCGACTCTTCACTGATCGTATCGATCGCCAGACCTGGGTCGATGCTGAAGATGGCCGCCCGGCGACAGCCCTCTGGGCAGAGATCGAGCAGTTGGGCATCCCACTTGCCATGTGTCAGGAACAGCATGGCGGTGCAGGACTGAGTTGGACCGAGAGCGAACCGATGTTGCGCCTGTGCGGTGCCCATGCGGTTCCTTTACCCGTTGGAGAAACCGCCATCGCGGCGTGGGCGCTTTCCTGTGCCGGGTTGCAAGTGCCTGAAGGCCCCATCACGGTATCCACCAGCTTGTATCAAATGGATGGGCAAGATCGCTTGCAGGGTCGTGACACGCAGTTGAGCTGGTTGCCGCTTGTTGAGCATGTCGTATTGCTCGCTGAGCGCGATGGCGGTTTATACCTCTGCTTAGTTCGCGCCAGCGAAGGTGAGCACCAAATAGTCGAAACGCTCGATCGCCTTCCCTGCGCACAATGGTGCCTGTACGGTGCGCGGCCCGAACAGTTTGCAGCCGCACCGCCATCGCTTGGAACAAGTTCGCTGCAACCGCTGATCGCTGTACTCAGAAGCATTCAGATGGCCGGTGCTCTGGCTAAAGTACTGGAGTTCTGTGTCGACTATGCCAACACCCGTGTGCAGTTCGGTAAACCGATCGGTAAGTTCCAGGCCATTCAGCACATGATTGCCGAGCTCGCCTCCCAGGCAGCCGCCGCCCAGGTTGCCGGCCTCTACGCGGCACGCATGATCGATGCAGGCAACCCGTTTCAGGCGGCGGCCGTGGCTAAAGCATTGGTTGGAAAGGCCGCGGGACGCGCTGCCGCCATGGCCCACCAGGTCTTTGGTGCCATTGGCGTGACCGACGAGCATAGCCTTCACTACTACACCCGACGCCTGTGGCAATGGCGTGCGGATGCCGGCAGCGAACACTACTGGGCAGAACGCTTGGGCCAACAGATTTTGGCCCGCGACGGTGCCGCCTTGTGGAGTATGCTGACCCAACCGATGGAACAGCCCGTCTAG
- the folE gene encoding GTP cyclohydrolase I FolE, whose amino-acid sequence MSEQLSQHYQAILQGLGENVEREGLLDTPKRAAKAMQYLCNGYQKTIEELVNGALFESDNDEMVIVKDIELYSLCEHHLLPFIGKAHVAYIPSGKVLGLSKIARIVDMFARRLQIQENLTRQIADAVQQVTNAVGVAVVIEAKHLCMMMRGVEKQNSMMTTSVMLGQLRECANTRQEFLQLIRSQK is encoded by the coding sequence ATGAGCGAGCAATTGTCGCAGCACTATCAGGCCATCCTTCAGGGGCTTGGTGAAAATGTCGAACGTGAAGGGTTGCTGGACACCCCAAAACGTGCGGCCAAGGCTATGCAGTATTTGTGTAATGGCTACCAGAAAACCATCGAAGAACTCGTCAACGGTGCTCTGTTCGAGTCGGACAACGATGAAATGGTGATCGTCAAGGATATCGAGCTGTACTCGTTGTGCGAGCACCATCTACTGCCGTTCATTGGCAAGGCGCATGTGGCCTACATTCCGTCAGGCAAGGTATTGGGCTTGTCGAAGATTGCCCGCATCGTCGATATGTTTGCGCGCCGTCTGCAGATTCAGGAGAACCTGACTCGGCAAATTGCCGATGCGGTCCAGCAAGTTACCAATGCCGTCGGTGTCGCCGTGGTGATTGAAGCCAAGCATCTTTGCATGATGATGCGCGGCGTGGAAAAGCAGAACTCGATGATGACGACCTCGGTCATGCTCGGACAATTGCGCGAATGTGCGAACACTCGCCAAGAGTTTTTGCAGTTGATCAGAAGCCAGAAGTGA
- a CDS encoding acyl-CoA dehydrogenase family protein, which produces MTSTFSFKPLLLPAALEPLRQEVRSFLQDSASQWSGWKIGHSWTGFDREFSLEVGRRGWIGMTWPKAYGGHERSGLERYVVVEEMLAAGAPLGAHWFGDRQSGPLLLRLGSEEQRRRFIPLIVKGQASFCIGLSEPDSGSDLASLRSRATRVDGGWRLNGRKVWTTNAHLCDFMIGLFRTGASADSERHKGLSQFLIDMRSSGIEVRPIHDLTGEAHFNEVVFDDVFVPDDMLVGQEGDGWSQATAELAFERSQPDRYMSSFPLLPLTIEALHGDHKADRLAARKLGEAFAELTVLREMSLSILGQLQDGHSPAKEAALVKDLGNTHEQRIPELVRELLDTPSTLVSGNKLSELQGFLVQNVPSFSLRGGTREILRGIIAKGLGLR; this is translated from the coding sequence GTGACATCAACCTTCAGCTTCAAACCCTTGCTGCTGCCTGCCGCCCTGGAGCCATTACGCCAGGAAGTCCGGTCTTTCCTTCAAGACAGCGCCAGCCAATGGTCCGGCTGGAAGATCGGGCACTCCTGGACGGGTTTCGACCGCGAATTCAGCCTTGAAGTCGGTCGCCGCGGCTGGATCGGCATGACCTGGCCGAAAGCCTATGGCGGCCACGAGCGCTCCGGCCTCGAACGATACGTAGTCGTCGAGGAAATGCTCGCCGCCGGAGCGCCGCTGGGTGCGCACTGGTTCGGCGACCGACAGAGCGGCCCCCTGCTCTTGCGCCTGGGCAGTGAAGAACAGCGACGCCGCTTTATTCCACTCATCGTCAAAGGCCAGGCTTCGTTTTGCATTGGCCTGAGCGAACCCGACTCGGGCTCCGACCTGGCCTCGCTGCGTTCGCGCGCTACCCGCGTCGATGGTGGCTGGCGACTCAATGGCCGCAAGGTCTGGACTACCAACGCACACCTCTGCGACTTCATGATCGGGCTGTTCCGCACGGGTGCCAGTGCTGACTCGGAGCGCCACAAAGGGCTCTCGCAGTTTTTGATCGACATGCGTTCATCCGGCATCGAAGTACGCCCCATTCACGATCTGACAGGCGAAGCGCACTTCAATGAAGTCGTCTTCGACGATGTATTCGTCCCTGACGATATGCTGGTGGGGCAAGAAGGCGACGGATGGAGCCAGGCCACTGCGGAGCTTGCTTTCGAACGCAGCCAACCGGACCGTTATATGAGCAGCTTTCCTCTGCTGCCCTTGACCATCGAGGCCCTGCATGGCGACCACAAGGCGGACCGCCTGGCGGCGCGCAAACTGGGAGAGGCCTTCGCGGAACTGACGGTGTTGCGCGAAATGTCGCTGTCCATCCTTGGCCAACTTCAGGATGGCCACTCCCCTGCCAAGGAAGCCGCCCTGGTCAAGGATCTGGGCAATACCCATGAACAACGAATCCCGGAGCTCGTGCGCGAATTGCTCGACACGCCATCCACCCTTGTCAGTGGCAACAAGTTGAGTGAATTGCAGGGTTTCCTCGTACAGAACGTGCCGAGCTTCTCCCTGCGCGGCGGAACACGCGAGATTTTGCGCGGCATCATTGCCAAGGGGCTTGGACTGCGATGA
- a CDS encoding CaiB/BaiF CoA-transferase family protein, with amino-acid sequence MTMHNIAKEALAGLRVLDMTRVIAGPYAGQILADLGADVLKVERQGEGDDIRRIGPPWITGTENEPHQESTYSQSVNRNKRSISVNFAEPEGAELLRQLAAKSDILLENYRTGTLAKYGLSYEELREINPRLIYCSITGFGQTGPYANRSGYDYLIQAMAGVMSVTGHRDEHAGDGPMRVGVPVADICAGLYAAIGVLAAVNHRHESGEGQHIDVSLFDSQVAALLNTFSAWFNGGKELGRTGNDHPSASPYGVYAVDDGFILVATFNDREFARLAAAVDRAEWIEDPRFARNGARVANRQELSTLLTEALRGRSKDEWIAHLNAATVSCGPINSMADLERDPHAIEREMIVPLEHPVNGTIRTAASPMRFSSTPVQYKSAPPTIGEHTNEILGDWLGMNPAHIAELRQRNVI; translated from the coding sequence GGTCATTGCCGGCCCTTATGCCGGGCAGATACTCGCCGACCTCGGCGCCGACGTCCTCAAGGTCGAACGCCAGGGCGAAGGCGATGACATCCGCCGCATCGGCCCGCCATGGATCACAGGGACTGAGAACGAACCCCACCAGGAGTCCACCTACAGCCAATCGGTCAACCGCAACAAGCGCTCGATCAGCGTCAATTTCGCTGAGCCCGAAGGCGCCGAGCTGTTGCGCCAGCTGGCGGCGAAATCGGACATCCTGCTGGAGAATTACCGGACTGGCACCCTGGCCAAGTATGGCCTGAGCTATGAAGAGCTACGCGAGATCAATCCGCGCCTGATCTATTGCTCCATCACCGGTTTCGGCCAGACCGGCCCCTACGCTAACCGCTCAGGTTATGACTACCTGATCCAGGCCATGGCGGGGGTAATGTCCGTGACCGGTCACCGCGACGAACATGCCGGCGATGGTCCAATGCGAGTCGGTGTTCCCGTGGCTGATATCTGTGCCGGCCTTTACGCCGCCATCGGCGTGCTCGCCGCGGTCAATCATCGCCATGAGAGTGGTGAGGGCCAGCACATCGATGTATCACTGTTCGACTCCCAGGTCGCAGCGTTGCTCAACACCTTTTCCGCCTGGTTCAATGGCGGCAAGGAACTGGGACGCACCGGCAACGATCACCCAAGCGCTTCGCCTTATGGCGTTTACGCGGTGGATGACGGATTCATCCTGGTCGCTACCTTCAATGATCGCGAATTCGCCCGGTTGGCCGCCGCCGTCGACCGCGCCGAGTGGATCGAAGACCCTCGCTTTGCCCGCAATGGCGCGCGTGTCGCCAATCGCCAGGAACTGTCGACGCTGCTCACCGAAGCATTACGTGGCCGCAGCAAGGATGAGTGGATCGCCCACCTCAATGCCGCCACCGTATCCTGCGGCCCGATCAACAGCATGGCCGACCTGGAGCGCGACCCACATGCCATCGAGCGCGAAATGATCGTACCGCTGGAACACCCGGTCAATGGCACGATTCGTACTGCGGCAAGCCCAATGCGGTTTTCCTCGACGCCAGTTCAATACAAGTCGGCGCCACCGACCATTGGCGAACACACAAATGAAATTCTCGGTGACTGGTTGGGCATGAACCCAGCGCACATCGCAGAACTGCGTCAACGCAACGTAATCTGA